The Echeneis naucrates chromosome 23, fEcheNa1.1, whole genome shotgun sequence genome has a segment encoding these proteins:
- the LOC115036696 gene encoding E3 ubiquitin-protein ligase DTX1 isoform X2: MYMDFHQIVSGKHYEWQLLDGHRWLKIDNDHVIETHYCQPGAKGITINTSQGSVSIDFDKLQTQSAGVNVQRLSFLPQGGVEDVGWYFRDDLLWREYGSQGSSMLSSSISSRDVEHQFSRNPEGSFTFTVGLTSYRLDFSNMTQTNCVTGLRRNVRRRPKFTSSTESLSTTSVLPQISSLQLSGGGFKWEFMGDEGEWTEYQAHICSFDSTTIETQYQLTPQGQLHFKINRFSYTLDFAKMCQVNNQIGTKRQVRRTSNFRSQQSSSTTPRWQFQDIDGRWKEYSKGNCSISSQDIELQYQQTPTGKLMFTTNNFSYELDFLAMSQRNLSTHTTRSVRRLQQ, translated from the exons ATGTACATGGATTTTCATCAAATCG TCAGTGGGAAGCATTATGAATGGCAGCTTTTAGATGGACATCGCTGGCTTAAAATAGATAATGACCATGTGATTGAGACTCACTACTGCCAACCTGGAGCTAAAGGAATCACCATCAACACCAGCCAAGGGTCA GTGTCTATTGACTTTGATAAGTTGCAGACTCAGAGCGCAGGTGTAAACGTCCAGAGACTCAGCTTCCTACCTCAGGGCGGAGTTGAGGATGTGGGTTGGTACTTCAGAGATGACCTGCTGTGGCGTGAATATGGATCACAG GGCTCCAGCATGTTGTCGTCttccatcagcagcagagatgttgaGCATCAGTTCAGTAGAAACCCTGAGGGATCGTTCACCTTCACAGTGGGGTTAACTAGCTACAGACTAGACTTTTCCA ACATGACACAAACCAACTGCGTCACAGGCTTACGCAGGAACGTACGAAGGCGACCGAAATTCACCTCCAGCACTGAGAg CCTTTCCACAACTTCGGTCCTGCCCCAGATTTCCTCCCTCCAGCTCAGTGGTGGAGGCTTTAAGTGGGAATTTATGGGGGATGAGGGGGAATGGACAGAATACCAAGCACAT ATATGTTCGTTTGACAGCACCACCATCGAGACACAATACCAACTGACCCCTCAAGGTCAGCTGCACTTCAAGATCAACAGATTTTCCTACACGCTGGATTTTGCAA AAATGTGTCAAGTCAATAACCAAATTGGGACAAAGAGACAAGTGAGGAGGACTTCAAACTTCAGGAGCCAACAGAGCAGCAG CACGACACCACGATGGCAGTTCCAAGATATCGATGGCAGATGGAAAGAATACTCCAAA GGAAACTGCAGCATTTCCAGTCAGGACATTGAGCTCCAGTACCAACAGACCCCAACAGGAAAGCTGATGTTCACCACCAACAACTTCAGCTATGAGCTGGACTTTTTAG CCATGAGCCAAAGAAACCTgtccacacacaccacaagaTCAGTGCGACGGCTTCAACAGTGA
- the LOC115037075 gene encoding alpha-(1,3)-fucosyltransferase 9-like, with product MSSGFQRPSLHQIAFCCLFIVCFLVVFFVYYTPEYNFHTLLCATEAEASKSNSSSEQQIISPHNETQGISVEAADAEPETILLIWMWPFGHKYELSCNVLNIRCHLTDDKSLYHKADGVLFHHRDLNLASMPKEPRPWFQKWVWFNMESPANSHPFAELNHSFNLTSNYRLDSHIPVPYGRLEYVSGNDTFQLPAKDKLVCWIVSNWNSRYKRVQYYNELKKHININGYGAAFNRRINNEERMKIISECKFYLAFENSIYKDYMTEKLFYSMQFGSLPIALGPSRQNYEDHIPSDSFIHVDDFSSPKELADWLLYLDKNNTEYMKYFNWRSRYEVKMSMFGAEHACRACSYIQQNRQYQVFHELNKWYWG from the coding sequence ATGTCTTCAGGCTTCCAGAGACCTTCTCTGCACCAGATTGCCTTCTGCTGTCTATTCATTGTGTGCTTCctggttgttttctttgtttactaCACTCCTGAGTACAACTTTCACACATTACTGTGTGCAACCGAAGCAGAGGCCAGCAAGTCAAACAGTTCCTCAGAGCAGCAAATCATCTCGCCTCACAATGAGACTCAGGGGATCTCGGTTGAAGCTGCGGATGCTGAGCCAGAAACTATTCTCTTGATCTGGATGTGGCCATTTGGTCACAAGTATGAACTCAGCTGCAATGTACTGAATATTAGATGCCACTTAACAGATGACAAGTCTCTCTATCATAAAGCAGATGGGGTCCTCTTCCACCACCGGGATTTAAATCTGGCGTCCATGCCAAAAGAGCCACGCCCCTGGTTTCAGAAATGGGTGTGGTTCAATATGGAGTCACCTGCAAACTCACATCCTTTTGCTGAACTCAATCACTCGTTCAATTTGACGAGTAATTATCGCCTTGATTCACATATACCTGTGCCTTATGGCCGTTTGGAGTACGTTTCTGGGAATGACACCTTTCAACTGCCAGCAAAGGACAAACTGGTTTGTTGGATTGTGAGCAACTGGAATTCACGGTATAAAAGAGTTCAGTACTACAACGAACTaaaaaaacatatcaacatAAATGGTTACGGGGCAGCTTTTAACCGTCGTATAAATAATGAAGAACGCATGAAGATTATATCTGAATGTAAATTTTACCTCGCCTTTGAAAACTCTATTTACAAGGACTACATGACAGAGAAGTTATTTTACTCTATGCAGTTTGGGAGTCTGCCAATAGCGCTGGGACCTTCAAGACAAAACTACGAGGATCACATTCCTTCAGATTCTTTCATACATGTGGATGACTTTTCTAGTCCGAAGGAGTTGGCAGACTGGCTGCTTTACCTTgacaaaaataacactgaataCATGAAATACTTTAACTGGAGAAGCAGATATGAAGTTAAAATGTCTATGTTTGGTGCAGAACATGCCTGCCGTGCTTGTAGTTAcatacaacaaaacagacaatacCAAGTTTTTCATGAACTTAATAAATGGTACTGGGGTTAA
- the scyl2 gene encoding SCY1-like protein 2 — MESMLNRLKSTVTKVTADVTSAVMGNPVTREFEVGRHIASGGPGMCWRIYNGTKKSTKQEVAVFVFDKKMIEKYQKFDKDQIIDSLKRGVQQLTRLRHPRLLTVQHPLEESRDCLAFCTEPVFASLSNVLGQWDNLPSPVPNDIKEYKLYDVETKYGLLQMAEGLSFLHSGVKMVHGNLCPENIILNKSGAWKIMGFDFSISSTNPSDAEPKYTSKEWEPNLPPLCLPNPEYLAPEYILSVSCDSASDMYSLGVVIHAIFNEGKPVFQVNKHDIFKSFSRQLDQLSSMSPALLNKIPEEVREHVKMLLSVTPNVRPDADQMTKIPFFDDVGAVTLQYFDSLFQRDNLQKSQFYKGLPKVLPKLPKRVVVYRILPALTSEFVNPDMVPFVLPNVLLIAEECTKDEYIRLILPDLTPVFKQQEPVQILLIFLQKMDLLLTKTPAEDIKNSVLPMVYRALEAPSVQIQELCLNIIPTFANLIDYPSMKNSLIPRIKSACLQTSSLAVRVNSLVCLGKILEYLDKWFVIDEILPFLQQIPSREPAVLMGILGIYKCTFAHKKLGIPKEHLASKSLPHLVSLSIDNNLNLNQFNSFMVVIRDMLSRMEAEHKTKLEQLHVMQEQHRSIDISNPGNQSEEKKIPPSSSNQIDDIFGSTGVNGKENGSAAAAASQPNRMSLTLEEKQRLAKEQEQAAKLRSQQPLAPQTIKPATTTNSQTKDLTSSLLNNMTSLNSLSLANTARPGPVHGTTMSGFPSSSPMVGSMVAPVSNGFNPPMGFHAGGMGMGMRPTGPGLYSGMATTTSTPNFGALSQNQAPIGPTNKAPDLSALDNLFTSSKPKVTLNQMGPTAAPGPNTPWLNQFGSAQNAQTQMQGAPVGMGGVPSGFGMQANPFFSPQNFSQSAAAPSVSQSGIKQSTSVNNDLKDLFG, encoded by the exons ATGGAGTCTATGCTGAACAGGCTAAAAAGCACAGTCACCAAGGTGACGGCAGATGTCACCAGTGCTGTCATGGGCAACCCGGTGACGAGGGAGTTTGAGGTTGGGCGACATATTGCCAGCGGGGGTCCTGGTATGTGCTGGAGGATCTACAATGGCACCAAGAAGTCCACCAAACAG GaagtggctgtgtttgtgtttgataaaaAGATGATCGAAAAGTATCAGAAATTTGACAAGGACCAAATCATAGATTCACTGAAAAGAGGAGTGCAACAGCTGACCAGACTGCGCCACCCCCGTCTCCTGACTGTACAGCATCCTCTAGAAGAGTCACG AGATTGTCTGGCGTTCTGCACAGAGCCAGTGTTTGCAAGCCTGTCCAACGTGCTGGGCCAGTGGGACAATCTGCCCAGCCCTGTGCCCAACGACATCAAGGAGTACAAACTCTATGATGTGGAGACCAAGTATGGCTTgctacag ATGGCGGAGGGTTTGTCCTTTCTCCACAGTGGGGTGAAAATGGTCCATGGCAACCTGTGTCCAGAGAACATCATCCTCAACAAGAGTGGGGCTTGGAAGATCATGGGTTTTGATTTCAGCATCTCCTCTACTAACCCTTCAGATGCTGAG CCCAAGTACACAAGTAAAGAATGGGAACCCAACCTCCCTCCACTCTGCCTCCCCAACCCTGAATATCTGGCCCCTGAGTATatcctgtctgtcagctgtgacTCAGCCTCTGACATGTACTCGCTGGGAGTGGTCATTCATGCCATCTTTAATGAGGGCAAGCCTGTTTTCCAAGTCAACAAGCATGACATTTTTAAGAGCTTCAGCAGGCAGCTGGACCAG CTGAGCAGCATGAGTCCAGCACTGCTGAACAAGATCCCAGAGGAAGTGCGGGAGCATGTCAAAATGCTGCTCAGTGTAACGCCTAATGTCCGGCCTGATGCTGACCAGATGACAAAG ATTCCATTTTTTGATGACGTGGGTGCTGTTACTCTTCAGTACTTTGACTCCCTCTTTCAAAGGGACAATCTACAGAAATCTCAGTTCTACAAAGGCCTCCCCAAAGTTCTGCCCAAACTACCCAAG AGAGTTGTTGTATATCGAATCTTACCAGCATTGACCTCAGAGTTTGTCAACCCCGATATGGTTCCCTTTGTGCTACCCAACGTGCTGCTGATTGCTGAAGAGTGCACCAAGGACGAGTATATTCGTCTCATCTTGCCCGACCTCACACCTGTTTTCAAGCAGCAAGAGCCTGTTCAG ATCCTACTGATCTTCCTTCAAAAGATGGACCTACTTCTGACTAAGACACCAGCAGAGGACATTAAGAACAGCGTGCTGCCCATGGTCTACAGAGCTCTGGAAGCCCCTTCAGTACAGATCCAG gaactttgtctgaATATCATCCCAACATTTGCCAACCTGATTGACTACCCATCAATGAAGAACTCCCTTATCCCACGGATTAAATCAGCATGCCTGCAGACCTCCTCACTAGCT GTACGAGTGAACTCCCTGGTTTGTCTGGGGAAGATTTTGGAGTATCTAGACAAGTGGTTTGTCATTGATGAGATCCTGCCCTTCCTACAGCAGATTCCCTCTCGAGAACCAGCAGTACTCATGGGAATTCTGG GTATCTATAAATGCACCTTTGCTCACAAGAAGCTGGGCATTCCCAAAGAGCACCTAGCCAGTAAGAGCCTGCCCCACCTCGTCTCTCTTAGTATAGACAACAACCTAAATCTGAATCAG TTTAACTCTTTCATGGTGGTAATACGAGACATGCTGAGTCGCATGGAGGCTGAACACAAGACCAAGCTGGAGCAGCTGCACGTCATGCAGGAGCAGCACAG GAGCATAGACATTTCAAACCCAGGGaaccaatcagaggagaagaagatcCCACCAAGCTCCAGCAACCAG ATTGATGATATCTTCGGCAGCACAGGGGTCAATGGGAAAGAGAATGGCTCTGCAGCTGCGGCAGCCTCACAGCCTAATAGA ATGTCTCTGACTCTTGAGGAGAAACAACGATTGGCCAAGGAGCAGGAACAAGCAGCCAAACTGAGGAGCCAGCAGCCTTTAGCACCACAGACGATCAAACCAGCTACAACCACGAACTCACAG ACTAAGGATCTGACCAGCAGCCTTCTGAACAACATGACATCACTGAACAGCCTCTCCTTGGCCAACACAGCACGTCCTGGCCCAGTGCACGGCACCACCATGTCTGGCTTCCCCTCTTCCAGCCCCATGGTTGGCTCCATGGTTGCCCCTGTTTCGAATGGCTTCAACCCCCCTATGGGCTTCCATGCAGGAGGCATGGGGATGGGCATGCGGCCTACGGGTCCTGGCCTCTACAGCGGCATGGCCACAACCACCAGTACCCCAAACTTTGGAGCACTCTCACAGAATCAGGCTCCTATTGGGCCGACAAATAAAGCACCTGATTTGTCCGCCCTTGACAATCTTTTCACATCAAGCAAGCCCAAAGTCACCCTAAACCAAATGGGTCCCACGGCCGCACCGGGACCCAACACCCCTTGGCTCAATCAGTTTGGTTCAGCCCAGAATGCTCAGACTCAGATGCAGGGTGCACCAGTTGGAATGGGAGGAGTGCCAAGTGGTTTTGGGATGCAAGCGAACCCTTTTTTCAGCCCACAGAACTTTTCTCAATCTGCTGCTGCCCCTAGTGTGAGCCAAAGTGGAATTAAACAAAGTACGTCTGTCAACAATGATCTGAAAGACTTATTTGGGTAA
- the LOC115037034 gene encoding alpha-(1,3)-fucosyltransferase 9-like, which translates to MSSGFQRPSLHQIAFCCLFIVCFLVVFFVYYTPEYNFHTFLCATEAEASKSNRSPHNETQGISVEAADAEPETILLIWMWPFGNKYELSCNALNIRCHLTDDKSLYHKADGVLFHHRDLNLASMPKEPRPWFQKWVWFNMESPANSHPFAELNHSFNLTSNYRLDSHIPVPYGRLEYVSGNDTFQLPAKDKVVCWIVSNWNSRYKRVQYYNELKKHININGYGAAFNRRINNEERMKIISECKFYLAFENSIYKDYMTEKLFYSMQLGSLPIALGPSRQNYEDHIPSDSFIHVDDFSSPKELADWLLYLDKNNTEYMKYFNWRSRYEVKMSMFGAEHACRACSYIQQNRQYQVFHELNKWYWG; encoded by the coding sequence ATGTCTTCAGGCTTCCAGAGACCTTCTCTGCACCAGATTGCCTTCTGCTGTCTATTCATTGTGTGCTTCctggttgttttctttgtttactaCACACCTGAGTACAACTTTCATACATTTCTGTGTGCAACCGAAGCAGAGGCCAGCAAGTCAAACCGTTCGCCTCACAATGAGACTCAGGGGATCTCGGTTGAAGCTGCGGATGCTGAGCCAGAAACTATTCTCTTGATCTGGATGTGGCCATTTGGTAACAAGTATGAACTCAGCTGCAATGCACTGAATATTAGATGCCACTTAACAGATGACAAGTCTCTCTATCATAAAGCAGATGGGGTCCTCTTCCACCACCGGGATTTAAATCTAGCGTCCATGCCAAAAGAGCCACGTCCCTGGTTTCAGAAATGGGTGTGGTTCAATATGGAGTCACCTGCAAACTCACATCCTTTTGCTGAACTCAATCACTCGTTCAATTTGACGAGTAATTATCGCCTTGATTCACATATACCTGTGCCTTATGGCCGTTTGGAGTACGTTTCTGGGAATGACACCTTTCAACTGCCAGCAAAGGACAAAGTGGTTTGTTGGATTGTGAGCAACTGGAATTCACGGTATAAAAGAGTTCAGTACTACAACGAACTaaaaaaacatatcaacatAAATGGTTACGGGGCAGCTTTTAACCGTCGTATAAATAATGAAGAACGCATGAAGATTATATCTGAATGTAAATTTTACCTCGCCTTTGAAAACTCTATTTACAAGGACTACATGACAGAGAAGTTATTTTACTCTATGCAGCTTGGGAGTCTGCCAATAGCGCTGGGACCTTCAAGACAAAACTACGAGGATCACATTCCTTCAGATTCTTTCATACATGTGGATGACTTTTCTAGTCCGAAGGAGTTGGCAGACTGGCTGCTTTACCTTgacaaaaataacactgaataCATGAAATACTTTAACTGGAGAAGCAGATATGAAGTTAAAATGTCTATGTTTGGTGCAGAACATGCCTGCCGTGCTTGTAGTTAcatacaacaaaacagacagtaCCAAGTTTTTCATGAACTTAATAAATGGTACTGGGGTTAA
- the LOC115036696 gene encoding E3 ubiquitin-protein ligase DTX1 isoform X1 — protein sequence MYMDFHQIVSGKHYEWQLLDGHRWLKIDNDHVIETHYCQPGAKGITINTSQGKVSIDFDKLQTQSAGVNVQRLSFLPQGGVEDVGWYFRDDLLWREYGSQGSSMLSSSISSRDVEHQFSRNPEGSFTFTVGLTSYRLDFSNMTQTNCVTGLRRNVRRRPKFTSSTESLSTTSVLPQISSLQLSGGGFKWEFMGDEGEWTEYQAHICSFDSTTIETQYQLTPQGQLHFKINRFSYTLDFAKMCQVNNQIGTKRQVRRTSNFRSQQSSSTTPRWQFQDIDGRWKEYSKGNCSISSQDIELQYQQTPTGKLMFTTNNFSYELDFLAMSQRNLSTHTTRSVRRLQQ from the exons ATGTACATGGATTTTCATCAAATCG TCAGTGGGAAGCATTATGAATGGCAGCTTTTAGATGGACATCGCTGGCTTAAAATAGATAATGACCATGTGATTGAGACTCACTACTGCCAACCTGGAGCTAAAGGAATCACCATCAACACCAGCCAAGG GAAGGTGTCTATTGACTTTGATAAGTTGCAGACTCAGAGCGCAGGTGTAAACGTCCAGAGACTCAGCTTCCTACCTCAGGGCGGAGTTGAGGATGTGGGTTGGTACTTCAGAGATGACCTGCTGTGGCGTGAATATGGATCACAG GGCTCCAGCATGTTGTCGTCttccatcagcagcagagatgttgaGCATCAGTTCAGTAGAAACCCTGAGGGATCGTTCACCTTCACAGTGGGGTTAACTAGCTACAGACTAGACTTTTCCA ACATGACACAAACCAACTGCGTCACAGGCTTACGCAGGAACGTACGAAGGCGACCGAAATTCACCTCCAGCACTGAGAg CCTTTCCACAACTTCGGTCCTGCCCCAGATTTCCTCCCTCCAGCTCAGTGGTGGAGGCTTTAAGTGGGAATTTATGGGGGATGAGGGGGAATGGACAGAATACCAAGCACAT ATATGTTCGTTTGACAGCACCACCATCGAGACACAATACCAACTGACCCCTCAAGGTCAGCTGCACTTCAAGATCAACAGATTTTCCTACACGCTGGATTTTGCAA AAATGTGTCAAGTCAATAACCAAATTGGGACAAAGAGACAAGTGAGGAGGACTTCAAACTTCAGGAGCCAACAGAGCAGCAG CACGACACCACGATGGCAGTTCCAAGATATCGATGGCAGATGGAAAGAATACTCCAAA GGAAACTGCAGCATTTCCAGTCAGGACATTGAGCTCCAGTACCAACAGACCCCAACAGGAAAGCTGATGTTCACCACCAACAACTTCAGCTATGAGCTGGACTTTTTAG CCATGAGCCAAAGAAACCTgtccacacacaccacaagaTCAGTGCGACGGCTTCAACAGTGA
- the depdc4 gene encoding DEP domain-containing protein 4, producing the protein MMAVDLTPRFRRLNSQTRSFRENVQHGFSGPFGATQLWHNIIHALQTQVEVRRCRRHLRVHAECFTGSDAVDAVLSYLMQNVVFCTSEVSRLKAARLCQALMEAKVFEPVGTRLFCREKEVTFEDNSCSLYHFLDYKGLPSSTRRECSSDTENILSEEPENKKKKSSRLNDLGTISNPFVVGPSDRRVERLLRTINLPPSVSPALNTAQACSGFLSKAVVDEVWKQQTLLQLLQIVELPMLDCILTSPSRVQAYRAPLASQDLVISNTCVERELPDILHLPQLDGWLSAAADCLELFPDQLIVVAGEQLSQKAPAEDFNAEKMAAQKRLLFDTISKYYSAQGKAPLLSGRYLDIHAAILNLLDEGKVQEAIRASQLCLRLLETSVRDELRRLLALMATAAHPDACRLQKQTDNRTLVCRTFQRAIVQNNELNRSQSETLVLFLMDNYTELFKTPTSLIEAVRRTLRNMQQGKDPDSTATFTFCQQVTPQEYEDQREATTLESLKQLLCDISSSKSMSGKDRRRLLKEFEKHHPVVFLQHVSSTF; encoded by the exons ATGATGGCGGTTGATTTGACTCCTCGGTTCCGGAGACTCAACAGCCAAACACGAAGTTTTCGTGAAAATGTTCAACACG GTTTCTCAGGGCCCTTTGGTGCCACCCAGCTGTGGCACAACATCATCCATGCCCTGCAAACCCAGGTGGAGGTGCGCCGGTGTAGGAGGCATCTACGCGTTCATGCCGAATGTTTCACAGGCTCAGATGCTGTGGATGCTGTCCTCAGTTATTTGATGCAGAATGTGGTTTTTTGCACAAGTGAAGTGTCGCGCCTCAAGGCTGCTCGACTCTGCCAAGCTCTGATGGAGGCCAAGGTGTTTGAACCAGTGGGCACAAGGCTGTTTTGCAGAGAAAAGGAAGTGACCTTTGAGGACAACAGCTGTAGCCTTTACCATTTTCTTGATTATAAAGGGTTACCCAGTTCCACTCGAAGGGAGTGCAGTAGTGACACGGAAAACATACTATCAGAGGAGCcagagaataagaaaaaaaagagctcaaG ACTGAATGACCTGGGAACAATTTCCAATCCTTTTGTTGTTGGACCATCAGACCGGAGGGTTGAGAGGCTGCTGAGAACCATCAACCTGCCGCCCTCTGTGTCCCCAGCTTTGAACACAGCCCAGGCTTGTTCTGGCTTTCTGTCCAAAGCTG TGGTAGACGAGGTTTGGAAGCAACAgacactgctgcagctcttgCAGATTGTGGAATTGCCCATGTTGGACTGTATCCTGACCTCACCCTCCAGGGTTCAGGCCTACAGAGCTCCTCTTGCCTCTCAGGACCTGGTTATCTCTAATACATGTGTGGAGAGAGAGCTACCCGACATTCTTCACCTGCCCCA ATTGGATGGTTGGCTGTCCGCTGCAGCAGACTGCTTGGAGCTGTTCCCCGACCAGTTGATTGTGGTTGCAGGTGAACAGCTCAGCCAAAAAGCCCCTGCAGAAGATTTCAATGCAGAGAAGATGGCAGCCCAAAAGAGACTGCTCTTTGACACCATTTCCAAGTACTACAGTGCACAAGGAAAAGCTCCTCTTCTGTCAGGACGTTACCTAGATATTCATGCTGCAATTCTAAATCTCTTGG atgaaGGGAAGGTGCAGGAAGCCATCAGAGCATCTCAGTTGTGTTTGAGACTACTAGAGACAAGTGTGAGAGATGAACTACGGAGGCTATTGGCCCTCATGGCAACAGCAGCCCACCCAGACGCCTGCCGCCTGCAGAAACAA ACTGATAACAGGACCTTGGTCTGCCGCACTTTTCAGAGGGCAATTGTCCAGAATAATGAGTTGAATCGATCCCAGAGCGAAACCCTGGTACTGTTTCTCATGGACAATTACACTGAGCTCTTCAAG ACTCCTACCTCTCTTATTGAAGCTGTTAGGAGAACATTGAGGAATATGCAGCAGGGAAAAGACCCTGATTCAACTGCCA CATTCACCTTCTGCCAGCAGGTGACACCACAGGAGTACGAAGACCAGCGTGAGGCTACCACCTTGGAAAGCCTGAAACAGCTTCTTTGTGACATTTCCTCCAGCAAGAGTATGTCCGGGAAGGACCGAAGGAGGCTGCTTAAAGAGTTTGAAAAACATCACCCTGTGGTTTTCCTCCAGCATGTGTCAAGCACCTTCTGA